In Pseudomonas fluorescens, a genomic segment contains:
- a CDS encoding sensor histidine kinase: protein MEFKQSLAQRIIIAFALMSALVAGAFAMGIVATVHLVEEKLISAGLGGDLQRLLLMDSVEDWSHRPEPDQLFYFSGGRGDFELPKDLRHLEPGFHEVFREALSYHAMVEVVDGRRYVLLQDQSDFEERERVLFAVVLVGFVLSLALAVFLGWVLARKVMAPVVRLARQVRHRDQLLGLAPPLAPDYAADEVGELAVAFDATLGRLRQALSREQLFTSDVSHELRTPLMVLASSCELLLENPAIDQRGRNQVLRIARACEEMRELVQTFLMLARAQHNDATMSPRVTLTQVADDLLGIWREPIEQKGLELIYQPGNPLDTRYNTTFLHAVMGNLLRNALHYTERGFIRLTLEPSGFVVEDSGVGIPEDKREAMFEPFVRGSEKRGEGLGLGLSLVQRICENQGWSVSLSTMEPNGCRFHVELSQVKP from the coding sequence ATGGAGTTTAAGCAGAGCCTTGCCCAGCGCATCATCATCGCCTTTGCCTTGATGAGCGCATTGGTAGCGGGGGCCTTCGCCATGGGCATCGTCGCGACGGTGCACCTGGTGGAAGAGAAGCTGATATCGGCTGGCCTGGGTGGCGATCTGCAGCGCCTGCTGCTGATGGACAGCGTCGAAGACTGGAGCCACCGACCCGAGCCGGACCAGCTGTTCTATTTCAGCGGCGGGCGCGGGGACTTTGAGCTACCCAAGGACCTGCGGCACCTGGAGCCGGGGTTCCATGAAGTGTTCCGCGAGGCGCTGTCGTATCACGCCATGGTCGAAGTGGTGGATGGCCGGCGCTATGTGCTGCTGCAAGACCAGAGTGACTTTGAGGAACGTGAGCGCGTGTTGTTTGCCGTGGTGCTGGTGGGCTTCGTGCTCAGCCTGGCACTGGCAGTCTTCCTCGGCTGGGTGTTGGCCCGCAAGGTCATGGCCCCGGTGGTGCGACTGGCGCGCCAGGTTCGCCATCGCGACCAGTTGCTCGGCCTGGCGCCGCCCTTGGCGCCGGATTATGCCGCCGATGAAGTGGGCGAGTTGGCAGTGGCCTTTGATGCCACGTTGGGCCGTCTGCGCCAGGCATTGTCCCGTGAGCAGTTGTTCACCAGCGATGTCAGCCACGAGTTGCGCACACCCTTGATGGTACTGGCCAGTTCCTGCGAACTGCTGTTGGAAAACCCGGCCATCGACCAGCGCGGCCGTAACCAGGTGCTGCGCATCGCACGGGCCTGTGAAGAAATGCGCGAGCTGGTCCAGACCTTCCTGATGCTGGCACGCGCCCAGCACAACGATGCCACCATGTCGCCGCGGGTGACCCTCACCCAGGTGGCGGACGATTTGCTGGGCATCTGGCGCGAACCTATCGAGCAAAAGGGGCTGGAGTTGATCTATCAACCGGGCAATCCCCTGGACACCCGCTACAACACCACCTTCCTGCACGCGGTGATGGGCAACCTGTTGCGCAACGCCCTGCATTACACCGAACGGGGCTTTATCCGCCTCACGCTGGAGCCCAGTGGTTTCGTGGTGGAGGATTCCGGTGTCGGCATTCCCGAAGACAAGCGCGAGGCGATGTTCGAACCTTTTGTGCGTGGCAGCGAGAAGCGCGGCGAAGGCCTTGGCCTGGGCTTGTCCCTGGTGCAGCGCATCTGTGAGAACCAGGGCTGGAGCGTCAGCCTGAGCACCATGGAACCCAACGGTTGCCGCTTTCATGTCGAGTTGAGCCAGGTCAAACCTTGA
- a CDS encoding class I SAM-dependent methyltransferase, whose protein sequence is MPTPIKLEFSEKYDDQHAQNYLLKHQDNLARRLSHKRDEQLARGALAMAGEPGLVLDLPCGAGRFWPLLAEKPNRVIIGADNSESMLKVAMHAQPADVVKRVRPLQTSAFDIDLPDNSVDSIFCMRLMHHIGDPEHRLAILREFQRVTRDSVIISLWVDGNFKAWKRKRAEVKRRKKGEQEGYQNRFVLPAATVEAEFEQAGFRVQESLDFIPLYAMWRVYVLRKR, encoded by the coding sequence ATGCCTACCCCGATCAAGCTCGAATTTTCTGAAAAATACGACGATCAGCACGCGCAGAATTATTTGCTCAAGCATCAGGACAATTTGGCTCGCCGGTTGTCCCACAAACGTGACGAGCAATTGGCGCGCGGCGCACTGGCCATGGCCGGTGAACCGGGGCTGGTTCTGGACTTGCCTTGCGGGGCTGGGCGCTTCTGGCCGCTGCTGGCCGAAAAACCCAACCGCGTGATTATCGGTGCCGACAATTCGGAGTCGATGTTGAAGGTTGCGATGCACGCGCAACCGGCGGACGTGGTCAAACGGGTACGACCCTTGCAGACATCTGCCTTCGATATCGATTTACCCGATAACTCGGTCGATAGCATCTTCTGTATGCGTTTGATGCATCACATTGGTGATCCTGAGCACAGGCTGGCGATACTGCGCGAATTTCAGCGTGTAACCCGCGACAGCGTGATCATCTCGCTGTGGGTGGATGGCAACTTCAAGGCCTGGAAACGTAAGCGTGCCGAAGTAAAACGTCGTAAGAAAGGTGAGCAGGAAGGTTACCAAAACCGATTTGTGTTACCGGCTGCTACTGTTGAGGCAGAGTTTGAGCAGGCCGGTTTCCGTGTTCAGGAATCCCTGGACTTCATCCCGCTCTACGCCATGTGGCGGGTGTACGTATTGCGCAAGAGGTAA
- a CDS encoding lipopolysaccharide kinase InaA family protein, translating into MAVECVAGSHVAPEERFDYFWRQQGEWVEEPNRRRGGESGVQRVVGPNGRLLYSKRQTGHIYRSWLHPFGRPTVLRERDALKGLRLLNVRVPEMVFCEARRDPEHQWKALLVTASLDGFDEIEKWYAAGGREQYGEVVHERLLKEVATTLARMHKGRWQHGCLYIKHIFARVTGEGDSATVEVALLDFEKCRQRLTAYRAASHDMLQLRRHSSWSDSDWEKLSYFYETAFGSAIKGLTK; encoded by the coding sequence ATGGCAGTTGAGTGCGTAGCAGGCAGTCACGTAGCTCCCGAAGAGCGATTTGATTATTTTTGGCGCCAGCAGGGCGAATGGGTCGAAGAGCCCAATCGTCGGCGCGGTGGTGAAAGTGGTGTGCAGCGAGTGGTGGGCCCCAATGGGCGCTTGCTCTACAGCAAACGTCAGACCGGGCATATCTACCGCAGTTGGCTGCATCCTTTTGGACGTCCCACCGTGTTGCGCGAGCGCGATGCCCTCAAGGGCCTGCGCTTGCTGAATGTGCGCGTACCGGAAATGGTGTTCTGCGAGGCACGTCGTGATCCGGAGCACCAATGGAAGGCATTGTTGGTGACCGCTTCGCTGGATGGCTTCGATGAAATCGAAAAGTGGTACGCCGCCGGTGGCCGTGAACAGTACGGCGAAGTAGTCCATGAGCGCCTGCTCAAGGAAGTGGCGACAACCCTGGCGCGTATGCACAAGGGGCGCTGGCAACATGGTTGCCTGTACATCAAGCACATTTTTGCGCGGGTCACCGGCGAAGGCGACTCGGCCACCGTGGAAGTGGCATTGCTGGATTTTGAAAAGTGTCGCCAGCGCCTGACCGCCTATCGGGCAGCGTCCCACGATATGCTGCAATTGCGCCGCCATTCGTCGTGGAGCGATAGCGACTGGGAAAAACTCAGCTACTTTTACGAGACGGCGTTTGGCAGCGCTATCAAGGGTTTAACCAAATGA